One genomic segment of Erysipelotrichaceae bacterium 66202529 includes these proteins:
- a CDS encoding HTH domain-containing protein, which produces METVMVMKEKELNKQILHLLLQQKEYMTSEKLAEALGVSRKTVNNYMPMVHQEAVKYGLELIGKKGRGFLLNGEENYRRALAAQLRMDMEQPAFQKERLLYLLHLLLNEGDLIRISELQDILHLSRPSIYKICDAADSWLSTYQLHVCKSRTRGLRVSEGEKRHRLAIVQWMSECERFLAQQNGNQGFLDTLKLQKCLQYYDKTDWSAAMDTLMNELQEQLSVTFLNTDTVFFKRSLQIILVRYQEGYTIQLPEKRIHLIQLIDQHHLIAFLQEYCLREFHIRLPESEAMYFLSLLIVSDSCQEHLELNSLCITEQVDDQILQQLYSYLQEHLALHDEHIDQFFTQLIHIMQRELVYQIHEKQQAGHDYYVEFTSHFKVLSIFAKEMADLIIEHYDICYYDKFVYHLTILLAGIVEKEKRPLRCILLHDCNTIELEYLQIQLQSYLLSAQIIDTEVIRQMDNCTWSRYDLVLSSVPLPALTELPVLVIPKCMNYHDIVYCNKQIHEYFQKLNFHRLVKDPRMQFPQL; this is translated from the coding sequence ATGGAGACGGTGATGGTTATGAAGGAAAAGGAACTGAATAAGCAAATATTACATCTTCTATTACAACAAAAAGAATACATGACAAGTGAAAAGCTCGCCGAAGCTCTCGGTGTATCAAGGAAAACAGTGAATAATTATATGCCGATGGTACATCAGGAGGCAGTGAAATACGGACTTGAACTTATTGGAAAAAAAGGGAGAGGTTTTCTTTTGAATGGTGAAGAAAATTATCGCAGAGCCCTTGCAGCGCAGCTTCGTATGGATATGGAACAGCCTGCTTTTCAGAAGGAGCGTCTTCTTTATTTGCTGCATTTACTTTTGAATGAGGGTGATTTGATCCGCATTAGTGAATTACAGGATATCCTGCATCTTTCCCGACCATCTATTTATAAGATTTGTGATGCTGCGGATTCCTGGCTGTCCACATATCAGCTGCATGTATGTAAATCCAGAACAAGAGGTCTGCGTGTCAGTGAAGGAGAGAAGCGTCATCGTCTTGCCATTGTACAATGGATGAGCGAGTGTGAGAGGTTTCTTGCGCAGCAGAATGGAAATCAAGGTTTTCTGGATACTTTGAAATTGCAAAAATGTCTGCAGTATTATGATAAAACAGACTGGTCAGCTGCGATGGATACTTTAATGAATGAGCTGCAGGAGCAATTATCCGTCACATTTCTGAATACAGATACTGTCTTTTTTAAACGCAGTCTGCAAATCATACTGGTTCGCTATCAGGAGGGCTATACGATCCAGCTTCCGGAAAAACGAATTCACTTGATTCAGCTGATCGATCAGCATCACCTTATAGCCTTTCTGCAGGAATACTGTCTACGTGAATTTCATATCCGTTTGCCGGAAAGCGAAGCGATGTATTTTCTTTCTCTGCTTATTGTAAGTGATTCCTGTCAGGAGCATCTGGAGCTGAATTCCCTTTGTATTACAGAACAGGTGGATGATCAGATTTTACAGCAGCTTTACAGCTATCTTCAGGAGCATCTGGCATTGCACGATGAGCATATCGACCAGTTTTTCACACAGCTGATCCATATTATGCAGCGGGAGCTTGTATACCAGATACATGAAAAGCAGCAGGCAGGTCATGACTATTATGTGGAATTCACCTCACATTTTAAGGTGCTTTCCATATTTGCAAAGGAAATGGCGGATTTGATTATCGAGCACTACGATATCTGCTATTACGATAAATTTGTATATCACCTGACGATTTTGCTGGCAGGGATTGTGGAAAAAGAAAAGCGCCCGCTTCGCTGTATTTTGCTGCATGACTGCAACACCATAGAATTGGAATATCTGCAGATTCAGCTGCAGTCCTATCTGTTATCAGCACAGATTATAGATACGGAAGTAATTCGACAGATGGATAATTGCACATGGAGCAGGTATGATCTCGTATTGTCAAGTGTTCCTCTGCCTGCTTTAACGGAATTACCGGTACTGGTGATACCCAAATGTATGAATTACCATGATATCGTATACTGTAATAAGCAGATACATGAATACTTTCAGAAGCTGAATTTCCACAGATTGGTAAAGGATCCGCGTATGCAGTTCCCACAGCTGTGA
- a CDS encoding thymidine kinase: MYQQYKEGWLEVISGCMFAGKTEELIRRIKVLEYAKKKIAVFKPKIDDRYSEDCVVSHCGSTAKSFVISRAHEIFDYIDDSYDVIAIDEVQFFDEEIVEICDYFADHGKRVMVAGLDMDFRGEPFSVMPQLFTHAEFVTKLTAVCTKCGAPATRSQRLIDGRPARYDDPIILVGASEQYEARCRHCHEVPGKKIIHDHKQE, translated from the coding sequence ATGTATCAGCAGTATAAGGAAGGCTGGCTGGAGGTTATATCCGGCTGTATGTTTGCAGGAAAGACAGAGGAACTGATTCGCCGGATCAAGGTACTGGAATATGCGAAAAAAAAGATTGCCGTATTCAAGCCAAAGATTGACGATCGCTACAGTGAGGATTGTGTTGTGTCACATTGCGGAAGCACAGCGAAAAGCTTTGTGATATCCCGTGCACACGAGATTTTTGATTACATAGATGACAGCTATGATGTGATTGCAATCGACGAGGTACAGTTTTTCGATGAGGAGATTGTAGAAATATGTGATTACTTTGCGGATCATGGTAAGCGTGTTATGGTTGCGGGATTAGATATGGATTTTCGTGGTGAGCCATTCAGTGTCATGCCACAGCTGTTTACACATGCGGAATTCGTGACAAAGCTGACAGCGGTATGTACAAAATGCGGAGCGCCTGCCACAAGAAGCCAGCGTCTGATTGATGGAAGACCTGCCCGTTATGATGATCCGATCATTCTGGTTGGTGCAAGTGAGCAGTACGAAGCCAGATGCCGCCATTGTCATGAGGTTCCGGGGAAGAAAATTATACATGATCATAAGCAGGAGTAA
- the rpmE gene encoding 50S ribosomal protein L31 gives MKKGIHPEYHRIMVKCTSCGAEFETGSTSKELRVDTCSNCHPFYTGRQRFAAAQGRIEKFNKKYGLK, from the coding sequence ATGAAAAAAGGAATTCATCCAGAGTACCACCGTATTATGGTAAAATGTACTTCTTGTGGAGCTGAATTTGAAACTGGTTCAACAAGCAAAGAGCTGCGTGTTGATACTTGTTCAAACTGCCATCCATTCTATACCGGACGTCAGAGATTTGCTGCTGCACAGGGACGTATTGAAAAATTCAATAAAAAATACGGACTTAAATAA